One Clostridium sp. CM027 genomic window carries:
- a CDS encoding diguanylate cyclase, giving the protein MMLKKEKPLIITLSILILAAILYVVFSLNKLATPNASSNIPSQKGVLELTNWDFHKDGYTSLDGQWQFYWQQLLSPKDFTNNSPLPSYIEMPMPWNKYNKNYDSNGYATYSLTINLNSKYKDTLLGISVPPMLSSYKLWINGQLFSSNGIVGKSSSSELPKSLPITSYFMNNNDKIHLVLQISNHNFREGGTRGNIYLGLQSQMANKRDASIALGFFYFGILLIMGLYHLWLYAFRIDDTSNLYFGIFCIIASLRALTVGNNYFLTLYDNVSYILALKLDYLTFYAAVYFILIYTCVVFKLNYSKKIIIIYNFFSLFFIVTTVFISPLIASKLLRIFQIFNNLNDYSLLGFFIIVLLNTFILAMNHSKAYKKIETLSKENEQCLLREKLRESTFLLNSTLNLEEVLDKLLKNLKQLVPYDSASFFMEENNHFNIMAGTGFKNINEVYKIHISKKDDKLFKEIYETNTTLLVSNVKQDPRFTHYIGLPNIESWMGIPIIFKNKIIGILTLDSVQKNIYTKNHCDIALSFSHHAGMAIENATLHGKAKKLACIDSLTNLYNRRSFFELANISFDKAKLLLQPISFIMIDIDDFKKINDSLGHHTGDLVLKRLSKICLENLSENHVLGRFGGEEFIILLPNTSFEGAEIIGENLRSAIENNPLIIRTSDSIPITSSLGVATLTPTVQDLNYLCIAADKAMYRAKALGKNKVVSINLDSKSNLYTAE; this is encoded by the coding sequence ATGATGCTAAAAAAAGAAAAACCATTGATTATTACTCTATCTATCCTTATTTTAGCAGCAATATTATATGTCGTTTTCTCCTTAAATAAATTGGCTACGCCCAATGCATCTTCAAATATTCCTTCACAAAAAGGAGTACTTGAACTTACAAATTGGGATTTTCATAAAGATGGATATACTTCCCTTGACGGGCAATGGCAATTTTACTGGCAGCAATTACTATCGCCAAAAGATTTTACTAATAATTCTCCCCTTCCCTCTTATATAGAAATGCCAATGCCTTGGAATAAATATAATAAAAATTATGATTCTAATGGTTATGCTACATATAGTTTAACAATAAATTTAAATTCAAAATATAAAGATACACTTTTAGGCATAAGTGTTCCTCCCATGTTATCTTCATATAAATTATGGATTAATGGACAGCTCTTTTCATCTAATGGTATTGTTGGCAAAAGTAGTTCTTCCGAGCTTCCTAAATCTCTTCCAATTACCAGCTATTTTATGAATAATAATGACAAAATACATTTAGTACTTCAAATTTCAAATCATAACTTTAGAGAAGGAGGTACCCGTGGCAATATTTATCTAGGATTGCAGTCCCAAATGGCGAATAAAAGAGACGCATCAATTGCACTTGGATTTTTTTACTTTGGTATACTGCTTATAATGGGCTTATATCACTTATGGTTATATGCTTTTAGAATAGATGATACTTCTAATCTTTATTTTGGTATTTTTTGCATAATTGCATCTTTAAGGGCCTTAACTGTTGGTAACAATTATTTTTTAACCTTATATGATAACGTAAGCTATATCCTAGCTCTTAAACTGGACTACTTAACTTTCTATGCAGCAGTTTATTTTATACTTATTTACACATGCGTAGTTTTTAAACTAAATTACTCAAAAAAAATTATAATAATCTATAACTTTTTTTCCCTATTCTTTATAGTTACTACTGTTTTTATTTCCCCACTAATTGCTTCAAAACTCCTTAGGATATTTCAAATATTCAATAATTTAAATGACTATTCTTTATTAGGATTCTTCATTATCGTACTTTTAAATACTTTTATATTGGCAATGAATCATTCTAAAGCATATAAAAAAATCGAAACTTTATCTAAGGAAAATGAACAGTGTCTTTTAAGAGAGAAGCTTAGAGAATCTACCTTTCTTCTAAATTCAACCTTGAATTTAGAAGAAGTTCTAGATAAATTATTAAAAAATTTAAAACAATTAGTGCCTTATGACAGCGCATCATTTTTTATGGAAGAAAACAACCATTTCAATATTATGGCGGGAACTGGTTTCAAAAACATAAATGAGGTATACAAAATTCACATAAGTAAAAAAGATGATAAGCTATTTAAAGAAATATATGAAACTAATACTACTTTATTAGTTTCGAACGTTAAACAAGATCCACGTTTTACGCATTATATAGGTCTACCCAATATTGAAAGTTGGATGGGCATCCCTATAATCTTCAAAAATAAAATCATTGGAATCTTAACATTAGATTCAGTTCAAAAAAACATTTATACTAAGAATCACTGTGATATAGCCTTATCCTTTTCCCACCATGCAGGAATGGCTATAGAAAATGCTACCTTGCATGGCAAAGCTAAAAAGCTAGCTTGCATTGACTCTCTAACTAATTTGTACAACAGACGAAGTTTTTTTGAACTTGCAAATATAAGCTTTGATAAGGCTAAATTATTGCTACAACCTATTTCATTCATTATGATTGACATTGACGATTTCAAAAAAATTAACGATAGCCTAGGCCACCATACTGGAGACTTAGTTTTAAAACGTCTATCGAAAATTTGCTTAGAAAATCTAAGTGAAAATCATGTTTTAGGTCGTTTTGGGGGTGAAGAATTTATTATACTATTACCTAACACCTCCTTTGAAGGCGCTGAAATAATCGGAGAAAATCTGCGCAGTGCTATAGAAAATAATCCTTTAATTATTAGAACATCAGATTCAATACCTATCACCTCAAGCCTTGGAGTTGCTACACTTACTCCTACTGTTCAAGATTTGAATTATTTATGCATAGCAGCGGATAAAGCCATGTACCGAGCAAAGGCTCTTGGTAAAAATAAAGTTGTATCAATAAATTTGGACTCTAAGAGTAATTTATACACCGCTGAGTGA
- a CDS encoding beta-propeller fold lactonase family protein — translation MSCNENNCISMVFSMTNEINNSVVAFIRDNMGTLSCPKAFRTGGNGTGLQQVDPLGSQGSIALSSDRKFLFVVNAGSNNISSFRVCQGGLSLIEVVPSGGIFPNSLTINNYNIYVTNAGNPPQSTANVTGFHIDSDGHLSIINGSQRPLSSSDAQPKCIVSRPYNNKLVVSEAVTNNLSVYNVDCNGRLNGPTVTPSNGVGPFGSAYLNNNLLVVSEVGTNALSSYRVMNNGVLDVISGSVLNNQTATCWVSVDPNEHYAYTSNPGSGTITRYRIMNGGTLTVVESIPSTPNRTGSPIDSGIDMYGKNFYVLNGGEGSISVFKIDNNGHLVLLQIYQDTKLPQIGAQGLAIL, via the coding sequence ATGTCTTGTAATGAAAATAATTGTATTAGTATGGTATTTTCTATGACAAATGAAATAAATAACAGTGTTGTTGCTTTTATTCGCGATAACATGGGAACTTTATCATGTCCAAAAGCTTTTAGAACAGGTGGAAATGGGACAGGCTTGCAACAAGTAGATCCTCTTGGTTCTCAAGGGTCAATTGCTTTATCCTCTGACCGTAAATTTCTCTTTGTGGTTAACGCTGGCAGTAATAATATAAGTAGTTTTCGCGTATGTCAAGGGGGCCTATCTCTTATTGAAGTAGTGCCATCAGGTGGTATTTTTCCTAACAGCCTAACTATAAATAACTACAATATTTATGTAACAAATGCCGGTAACCCACCTCAATCCACTGCTAATGTTACTGGATTTCATATTGATTCAGATGGACACCTTAGCATTATAAACGGTTCTCAAAGACCATTGAGTTCCAGTGATGCTCAACCAAAATGTATTGTTTCAAGACCTTACAATAATAAACTTGTTGTAAGTGAAGCTGTAACCAATAATCTCAGTGTTTACAATGTAGATTGCAATGGAAGGCTAAATGGTCCAACTGTAACCCCATCTAATGGTGTAGGTCCTTTTGGCTCAGCTTATCTTAATAATAATCTTTTGGTAGTTAGTGAGGTAGGTACAAATGCATTATCCTCTTATAGGGTTATGAATAATGGAGTTCTTGATGTTATTAGCGGTTCTGTCTTAAATAATCAAACAGCCACTTGTTGGGTTTCAGTTGATCCCAATGAGCATTATGCTTATACCTCTAACCCTGGTAGTGGCACAATAACTCGATATCGTATTATGAATGGAGGAACTCTTACTGTTGTAGAAAGTATACCAAGTACACCTAATAGAACAGGAAGTCCGATTGATAGTGGAATAGACATGTATGGCAAAAACTTTTATGTTTTAAATGGTGGCGAAGGCTCAATCAGTGTGTTTAAAATTGATAATAATGGACATTTAGTTCTATTACAGATTTATCAAGATACAAAATTACCACAAATTGGTGCACAAGGATTAGCAATACTCTAA
- a CDS encoding MutS family DNA mismatch repair protein: MGTQKTPYVNRKNHYDTLLKKQKQTIGFISLLRLIVFVSGLSFTIFFYLRTTYYLSLLILVTTIITFITLAIKHSKIKRNKIRCSILCKINENCLKRINNNWKDFSDNGDDFSDENHSYSKDLDIFGNNSLFQWINTCITYLGRQKLKDSLSAPIYNTDEIHKRQEAIKELAGNIGWTQRFAAEAILSENKNHNPGELLEWVKDKNEFFLKPLVITVIRILPIITLSLMVLSFVFSKVSYRIPLLAIVIQIILLLVGYKEVSRNLDTVYKYKDSIFIYNKLLMHIEKKTFTSEYLIKLKEKLVNKDGMNASFQIKKLVNLVTVISDRRNMYYLPINILLLWDYQCLINLQKFKKNSGSSLATWIDVIGEIESLNSLSIISYEHPDWAMPKFKDGSPIFDAKNLGHPLLGSNRVYNDIRIERSQNVLLITGSNMSGKSTLLRTTGINLVLAYAGAPVCAQSFNCSIMDIYTCMRTSDNLEKNISSFYAELLRIKKLVNATKNKTPIFFLLDEIFKGTNSIDRHTGAKILVAKLSTENALGFVSTHDLELGDIEATNKRVKNYHLKEYYKDDKLYFDYKLRHGVSTTRNALYLMKMAGLDIPPDIELPK, from the coding sequence ATGGGAACACAAAAAACGCCTTATGTTAATCGAAAAAACCATTACGATACTCTATTAAAAAAGCAAAAACAAACCATAGGTTTTATAAGCTTATTAAGATTAATAGTTTTCGTATCCGGATTGAGCTTTACAATTTTCTTTTATTTACGAACTACTTATTATTTAAGCCTTTTAATATTAGTTACCACCATCATCACATTTATAACTTTGGCAATTAAACATAGCAAGATAAAACGCAACAAAATCAGATGTTCGATTTTATGTAAAATAAATGAAAATTGTCTAAAACGCATAAATAACAATTGGAAAGATTTTTCTGATAATGGTGATGATTTCAGCGATGAAAATCACAGTTACTCGAAAGACCTAGATATATTTGGCAATAACTCCCTTTTTCAATGGATAAACACCTGCATAACTTATCTTGGTAGACAAAAATTGAAAGATTCTCTTTCCGCCCCTATTTATAATACTGATGAAATACATAAAAGGCAGGAAGCCATAAAAGAGCTCGCTGGGAATATTGGATGGACACAGAGATTTGCAGCGGAAGCAATACTTAGCGAGAATAAAAACCATAACCCTGGGGAATTGCTTGAATGGGTAAAGGATAAAAATGAGTTTTTCCTAAAACCTCTAGTAATAACCGTAATAAGGATATTACCAATAATAACTCTATCTCTTATGGTATTATCATTTGTTTTCTCTAAAGTATCTTACAGAATACCCCTTTTAGCAATTGTCATTCAGATAATACTTCTTTTAGTTGGATATAAAGAAGTAAGTAGAAATTTGGACACTGTATATAAATATAAGGATTCAATTTTTATATATAATAAACTCCTTATGCATATAGAAAAGAAGACTTTTACCTCAGAGTACTTAATCAAATTGAAAGAAAAACTTGTTAATAAGGACGGAATGAACGCTTCTTTTCAAATTAAAAAACTAGTAAATCTAGTAACAGTAATATCCGACAGAAGAAATATGTATTATTTACCTATAAATATCCTCCTCCTGTGGGATTATCAATGTTTAATTAATCTTCAGAAATTTAAGAAAAATAGTGGTTCTTCTCTAGCAACTTGGATAGATGTTATAGGTGAAATCGAATCCTTAAATAGTTTATCAATTATATCCTATGAACACCCTGACTGGGCAATGCCAAAATTTAAGGACGGATCCCCTATATTTGATGCTAAAAATCTGGGCCATCCACTACTCGGAAGTAACCGGGTATATAATGATATCCGCATAGAAAGATCACAAAATGTTCTTTTAATAACAGGTTCCAATATGTCCGGTAAAAGCACACTTCTTAGAACTACAGGTATTAACTTGGTTTTAGCCTATGCTGGTGCTCCTGTATGTGCGCAAAGTTTTAACTGCTCTATAATGGACATTTATACCTGCATGAGAACAAGTGATAACTTAGAAAAAAACATTTCATCCTTCTATGCAGAACTTTTAAGAATAAAAAAACTTGTAAATGCTACGAAAAACAAAACTCCAATTTTCTTCTTATTAGATGAAATCTTTAAAGGAACTAACTCTATAGATAGGCATACCGGCGCTAAAATACTAGTCGCCAAGCTAAGTACTGAGAATGCACTAGGCTTTGTGTCTACCCACGACTTAGAGCTAGGTGACATAGAAGCCACTAATAAAAGAGTTAAAAATTACCATCTTAAAGAATATTATAAAGATGATAAATTATACTTTGACTATAAACTCAGACATGGAGTATCTACCACTAGAAATGCATTATACTTAATGAAAATGGCAGGCCTTGATATTCCACCTGACATTGAACTCCCAAAATAA
- the yidA gene encoding sugar-phosphatase: protein MYKLIALDMDGTLLNDKKQISQVNFDAIQQAKKNGIKVVLASGRPLVGFKRYLEELNLISEDNYAVAFNGALVQNTEGNRTIAKTTLTIEDYKYLYELSKELKVNIHALTENTVISPKDTKYTRNEAEMNHISNEVIAVEDVEEGTTIVKVMFVDEPDIIDEVMQRIPEEVSDKYTIVRSAPFYLEFLHKSVNKGTGVAALAKELNIKQEEVICIGDAGNDIHMIKYAGLGVAMGNAFPEVKRAANFITKTNEQDGVAHIINKFILNGEEEFAI, encoded by the coding sequence ATGTATAAATTAATAGCACTAGATATGGATGGAACATTATTAAATGATAAAAAACAAATTTCACAAGTGAATTTTGACGCAATACAACAAGCAAAAAAAAATGGAATAAAAGTTGTACTAGCATCAGGAAGACCTTTAGTTGGGTTTAAAAGATATTTAGAAGAACTTAACTTAATTTCAGAAGATAATTATGCAGTAGCATTTAATGGAGCTTTAGTTCAAAATACTGAAGGTAACAGAACGATAGCTAAAACAACATTAACTATTGAAGATTATAAATATTTGTATGAATTAAGCAAAGAGCTAAAGGTGAATATACATGCATTAACAGAGAATACGGTAATTTCGCCTAAGGATACTAAATACACTAGAAATGAAGCAGAAATGAATCATATTTCTAATGAGGTAATAGCTGTTGAGGATGTAGAAGAAGGTACTACTATAGTTAAGGTTATGTTTGTGGACGAGCCAGACATTATAGATGAAGTAATGCAAAGAATTCCTGAAGAAGTAAGTGATAAGTACACAATAGTTAGAAGTGCACCTTTCTATTTAGAGTTTCTTCATAAATCAGTTAATAAAGGTACAGGGGTAGCGGCTCTAGCGAAGGAGCTAAATATTAAACAAGAAGAGGTTATATGCATAGGAGATGCAGGTAATGATATTCATATGATTAAATATGCCGGCTTAGGAGTTGCTATGGGGAATGCATTCCCAGAAGTTAAAAGAGCTGCAAATTTTATAACTAAAACTAACGAGCAAGATGGGGTTGCACATATTATTAATAAGTTCATTTTAAATGGCGAAGAAGAATTCGCGATATAA
- a CDS encoding N-acetylmuramoyl-L-alanine amidase, which translates to MLKKKKIILAFMCLAILGGALYSTNYAVKKHERSVQTMKIKEEALTKAKEEKLAKEEEEAKAKEEAKAKALIEKKSQIKTDEDKKSSIGSSQKVVVIDPGHGSVTSSKKEQQDPGSSTMKVIEPGGAQGVNTRTPEYVVNMAVAVKLKSVLQEKGYTVKMTKTQNNIVMGSKARAEFGNDNQADLVIRIHADGDDNSSVKGASMLVPADTKNTNAIYKTSKKYGEIVFSSLINKVGMKDRGVVERNDMTGFNWSKVPVILVEMGFQSNASEEKLLASDSYQDKIARALAEGIDQALK; encoded by the coding sequence ATGTTAAAAAAGAAAAAAATAATATTGGCGTTCATGTGTTTAGCTATTTTGGGTGGTGCATTATATAGTACAAACTATGCCGTAAAAAAACATGAAAGATCTGTACAAACTATGAAGATTAAAGAAGAAGCATTAACTAAAGCTAAAGAAGAAAAATTAGCGAAAGAAGAAGAAGAAGCAAAAGCAAAAGAAGAAGCAAAAGCAAAAGCTTTGATAGAGAAAAAATCACAGATTAAAACTGATGAAGATAAGAAAAGCTCAATTGGAAGTTCTCAAAAAGTTGTTGTTATAGATCCAGGACATGGCAGTGTTACTAGTAGCAAAAAAGAGCAACAAGATCCAGGTTCAAGTACAATGAAAGTAATTGAACCGGGTGGTGCTCAGGGTGTTAATACAAGAACTCCTGAATACGTGGTTAATATGGCGGTAGCAGTTAAACTCAAAAGTGTACTACAGGAAAAAGGATATACTGTAAAAATGACTAAAACGCAAAATAACATAGTTATGGGAAGTAAAGCAAGGGCCGAGTTCGGCAACGATAATCAGGCGGATTTAGTTATAAGAATCCATGCGGATGGAGATGATAATTCATCTGTTAAAGGAGCATCAATGCTTGTACCTGCAGATACTAAAAATACAAATGCCATATATAAGACAAGTAAAAAATATGGAGAGATAGTTTTTAGTAGTTTAATTAATAAGGTTGGTATGAAGGATAGAGGCGTTGTGGAAAGAAATGATATGACAGGATTTAATTGGTCTAAGGTACCTGTTATTTTAGTGGAAATGGGTTTTCAATCTAATGCTTCTGAGGAAAAATTGCTTGCAAGTGACTCTTACCAAGATAAGATAGCGAGGGCATTGGCAGAGGGTATTGATCAGGCACTAAAGTAA
- a CDS encoding FAD-dependent oxidoreductase, producing MNALEVTKDIYWVGALDPNLRIFDIIMYTPFGTTYNSYVVKGSEKTAVFETVKEKFFDEYLERLKSLDINIENIDYIVVDHTEPDHAGSVGKLLEIAKNAKVVGSPAAIGFLKEIINRDFEYISVGDGDSISLGNKTLSFISAPFLHWPDSIYTYVAQDKLLITCDSFGSHYASDAMYNDLNRNQEDYCEALKYYFDSIMGPFKPYVLKAIDKIKDLPIDIICPGHGPILREDPLSVVNQYKQWSLPEKSPQDETQVTLCYVSAYGYTETVAKKIEEGIKSNSNFKVNMYDVIYHDMNDILKSIDKSEGVIFGSPTINGDALKPIWDILVNLNPIVHGGKVASAFGSYGWSGEAVPNIEDRLKQINLDLYPSMKFKFKPSEKDLNFAFKFGESFAEKIAEKIKIKNSPAKPSTEKRWKCIVCGEEFDGEKPPEICPACGASADQFIQVSEDVITFSSDKKEKFLIIGNGAAGYYAADAIRKRNKQCVIEMISNESQLTYYRPSISDGISEDLKDDTFYLSPKEWYVDNNIKLTLGVQVQSLNPEEKQILLEGGSAISYDKLILANGSKNHMIPVEGVDKQGVFTLRSLKDLESIKNKMKTSKSVVIVGGGLLGLEAAYEIKKAGLKVSVVEFSDSLLVKQLDSEGSLILKTAVENENIEIILGDSVNLINGENGVTSVTLKSGKTIDADLVLFSTGIAPNKNIADNTNIKTNRGILVNENMETNISGIYACGDIAEFEGTVYGNWPAAVDMGKIAGINAVGDNKSYVHALGVISFNAMGLELLSVGEISKNQFKAISSKDSENNLYKKLFFNKDIITGGIIIGDNKSSAKLISDIEESKSLEEVMKESLI from the coding sequence ATGAATGCATTAGAAGTGACAAAGGATATTTACTGGGTAGGTGCACTAGACCCTAATCTTAGAATTTTTGATATAATTATGTATACCCCTTTTGGTACTACTTATAACTCTTATGTAGTAAAAGGTAGTGAAAAAACTGCAGTATTTGAAACGGTAAAAGAGAAATTTTTTGATGAATATCTGGAAAGATTAAAATCTTTAGACATTAATATAGAAAACATTGACTATATAGTAGTAGATCACACTGAGCCAGACCATGCAGGCTCAGTAGGAAAACTTTTAGAAATTGCTAAAAACGCTAAAGTAGTAGGATCACCTGCAGCAATTGGATTTCTTAAAGAAATCATAAATAGAGATTTTGAATATATAAGTGTAGGAGATGGGGATAGTATAAGTCTTGGAAATAAAACCTTATCTTTTATTTCAGCACCTTTTCTTCACTGGCCAGATTCAATTTATACCTATGTTGCACAAGACAAGCTACTTATCACTTGTGATTCCTTTGGAAGTCACTACGCAAGTGATGCGATGTATAATGATTTAAACCGAAACCAAGAAGATTATTGCGAAGCCTTAAAATATTACTTTGACTCTATTATGGGACCCTTTAAACCTTATGTGTTAAAAGCTATAGATAAAATAAAGGACCTTCCAATAGATATAATATGCCCAGGTCATGGTCCTATTTTAAGAGAAGATCCCTTAAGTGTCGTAAATCAATACAAACAGTGGAGCCTTCCCGAAAAATCACCCCAAGACGAAACACAGGTTACCTTATGCTACGTTTCAGCTTATGGTTATACTGAAACTGTAGCTAAAAAAATAGAAGAAGGTATAAAATCCAATAGTAATTTCAAAGTTAACATGTATGATGTTATCTATCATGATATGAATGATATTTTAAAAAGCATAGATAAGTCTGAGGGAGTAATTTTTGGTTCTCCTACCATAAATGGAGACGCTCTAAAACCTATATGGGATATTTTGGTAAATTTAAATCCTATAGTTCATGGTGGAAAAGTAGCCTCCGCATTTGGTTCTTATGGTTGGAGTGGTGAAGCTGTTCCAAATATAGAGGATAGATTAAAACAAATTAATCTAGATTTATATCCTTCTATGAAATTTAAATTTAAACCTTCTGAAAAAGATTTAAACTTTGCCTTTAAATTTGGAGAAAGTTTTGCGGAGAAAATAGCTGAAAAAATTAAAATAAAAAACAGTCCCGCTAAACCTTCTACAGAGAAACGATGGAAATGCATCGTTTGTGGCGAAGAATTTGATGGAGAGAAACCACCTGAAATATGCCCTGCTTGTGGTGCAAGTGCTGATCAATTTATTCAAGTATCAGAAGATGTAATTACCTTTAGTTCTGATAAAAAAGAAAAATTCTTAATTATTGGTAACGGCGCTGCTGGATATTATGCTGCTGATGCCATAAGAAAAAGAAACAAACAATGCGTTATAGAAATGATATCTAATGAATCACAATTAACCTATTACAGACCTTCAATTTCCGATGGCATAAGTGAAGACCTTAAAGATGATACTTTCTACCTCTCTCCAAAAGAGTGGTATGTGGATAACAATATAAAGCTTACCTTAGGAGTGCAAGTTCAAAGCTTAAACCCTGAAGAAAAGCAAATATTACTTGAGGGTGGTAGCGCTATAAGTTACGATAAACTAATATTAGCAAATGGGAGTAAAAACCATATGATTCCTGTAGAAGGAGTAGATAAACAAGGAGTATTCACACTGCGAAGTCTAAAGGATTTAGAATCCATTAAGAATAAGATGAAGACCTCCAAAAGCGTAGTTATTGTAGGTGGTGGACTTTTAGGTCTTGAAGCTGCATATGAAATAAAAAAGGCTGGCCTCAAAGTTTCAGTAGTTGAATTTAGTGATTCCCTACTTGTTAAGCAATTAGATAGTGAAGGTAGCCTTATACTTAAAACTGCAGTTGAAAACGAAAATATTGAAATTATATTGGGAGATTCAGTAAATCTTATAAACGGTGAAAACGGTGTTACATCAGTTACACTCAAAAGTGGAAAAACAATAGATGCAGACTTAGTACTATTTTCAACAGGTATTGCACCAAACAAAAACATAGCTGATAACACTAATATAAAAACTAACAGAGGCATACTAGTCAATGAAAATATGGAAACTAATATTAGTGGCATATATGCCTGCGGTGACATTGCAGAATTTGAAGGCACCGTATATGGAAATTGGCCTGCCGCTGTAGACATGGGTAAGATTGCAGGTATAAACGCAGTAGGAGATAATAAATCCTATGTGCACGCACTTGGTGTTATATCCTTTAACGCCATGGGCCTAGAACTATTATCTGTAGGTGAGATTTCAAAGAATCAATTTAAAGCTATTAGCTCGAAAGATAGTGAAAACAACCTATACAAAAAATTGTTCTTCAATAAAGACATCATAACCGGTGGAATTATAATTGGAGACAACAAATCCTCCGCCAAACTAATAAGTGACATTGAGGAGTCAAAATCACTTGAAGAAGTAATGAAGGAATCTTTGATCTAA
- a CDS encoding ferritin-like domain-containing protein has product MYGNPYITYDPNLLSNSLEGIRAAVQGEKEDELFYDYLISVAPTDDEKKIIASIRDDERGHNKMFRQIYNNITGIDVLLKDDEEFVKPISYLDGIKKALFGELGAVERYREIRRGLPCTMYRDILFNIITDEIKHSVKYNYLFTLNKK; this is encoded by the coding sequence ATGTACGGAAATCCATATATTACGTATGATCCAAATTTATTATCAAACTCCTTAGAAGGTATTAGAGCGGCAGTTCAAGGTGAAAAAGAAGATGAATTGTTCTATGACTACTTAATAAGCGTTGCTCCTACAGACGATGAAAAAAAAATTATTGCATCTATAAGAGATGATGAACGTGGACATAATAAAATGTTTAGACAAATATATAATAACATCACTGGAATAGATGTACTACTTAAAGACGATGAGGAATTTGTGAAACCTATTTCTTACCTTGATGGTATTAAAAAAGCATTATTTGGTGAACTGGGTGCTGTGGAAAGATATCGAGAAATCAGAAGAGGACTTCCATGTACAATGTATAGAGATATACTTTTCAACATTATAACTGATGAAATAAAGCATAGTGTAAAATACAATTATCTATTTACCTTAAACAAAAAATAA
- a CDS encoding DMT family transporter: MKKIDGIIYTVVSSAAFGVMPILAKIAYTGGANATTVLFLRFFIATLIILLYIVVTKKDFKLNKSQLMHIIFLSIIGYTGTSYALFLSYNYISVGLATILHFVYPVIVTAFSVILYKEKLHLSKILALILSVLGIYLLVDSGSASLNFKGVWLALISGFFYAYYIVGVAHSEVNKIDTFVLTFYLAFIAALSIFIMGMINGQLDFNIKPYSFLASGSIALVSTVLALTMFLKGIKIIGPSSAAILSTLEPIVSIILGVIILSEKLSFTIVIGCILILFSVIILTLGQRARDSM; this comes from the coding sequence ATGAAAAAGATAGATGGAATAATATATACAGTAGTATCTTCAGCGGCTTTTGGAGTTATGCCAATTCTCGCAAAAATAGCTTATACTGGGGGAGCAAATGCAACAACAGTGTTATTTCTTAGGTTCTTTATAGCTACTTTAATAATATTACTTTACATAGTTGTTACAAAAAAAGATTTTAAATTAAACAAGTCACAGCTAATGCACATTATTTTTTTGTCGATTATAGGATATACAGGCACATCTTATGCGCTGTTTTTATCATATAATTATATATCTGTGGGACTCGCTACTATTCTACATTTCGTTTACCCTGTGATAGTAACAGCTTTTTCAGTTATTTTGTACAAAGAAAAATTGCATTTAAGTAAAATTTTAGCGTTAATTTTATCAGTGCTCGGAATATATCTTTTAGTGGACAGTGGGAGCGCTTCATTAAATTTTAAAGGAGTTTGGCTTGCTCTTATTTCAGGTTTTTTCTATGCGTATTATATTGTTGGAGTTGCACATAGTGAAGTTAACAAAATCGATACGTTTGTACTAACTTTCTATTTAGCGTTTATAGCTGCGCTGTCAATTTTCATAATGGGCATGATTAATGGACAATTAGATTTTAATATAAAGCCATATAGTTTTTTAGCTTCCGGTAGCATCGCTCTAGTATCTACAGTTTTAGCTCTTACGATGTTTTTAAAGGGCATAAAAATAATAGGCCCTTCGAGTGCTGCGATATTAAGCACTTTAGAGCCTATAGTAAGCATTATACTTGGAGTTATAATTCTAAGTGAAAAGCTGTCCTTTACTATTGTAATTGGATGCATATTAATTTTATTCTCAGTAATAATCCTTACATTGGGACAAAGGGCGCGGGATAGCATGTAA